In Aedes albopictus strain Foshan chromosome 3, AalbF5, whole genome shotgun sequence, the genomic window GCGCACTGTATCCCGGATAGCATACTATGTGCTCTAAATAATGACGCAAACAACATTGCACGATTGGTGAACTATCTGAAAGATATTGACCTATACCGAAACATTTGAACGACAACTCGCTGAAGACTAGACCACGCATTGTACCCGGACAACGAAAAGGATCAACGGAATAACACACAACCAAAATTGAAGGTAAAGACTCTGGCAAACGCATCCGGACTATCCAATGGAAACATCCCCGTTTATAATACGTCTACTCGATTTTCTGCCCAGGAGGGCTAGTGTAATGCCCTCTCTCgatacagagatgaaccagccgccggctgaaaatctctttaataaagataaataaataaataaataagacataatcaaccattgtacgccacaatactcggtttgtggctgccgctctccatcctcggtagcGACCAatactcgccaggtcacgctccacctggtccgcccatcgtgctctctgcgctccacgccttcttgtgccaaccggatcagttgcagggttgttgtccggcattcttgcaacatgccctgcccaccgtatccttccggctttggccaccttctggatgctgggttcgccgtaaagtgcagcgagctcgtggttcatccttctccgccacacaccgttctcctgcacaccgccgaagatcgtccttagcacgcgtcgctcgaaaactccgaatgcttgcaggtcctcctcgagcatggtccatgtctcatgtccgtagaggacaaccggtcttattagcgttttgtacatggtgcattagggtggggctaattttaaaaaatctctccgaaaTATGATTTcctaagtggaaagtgatctactagtcgaaataagtgagctgtacaaaaatgagcgatgtcggttgatatttaggggtggcgcaaagggtttaagtgaaatttttgctagaacaaactttcaaaaaacatttcaaatttaattttcaaacataacatttctagactaaattggtgattctagaacccaattgggccaaatttgtgctcaaaattgcgatatctccactggtttccgagatatttgtaTAAAATATATCACATTTTGGTATCCAATCCAAAAAATACCGAAATAcgacttttttttcaaatatctcaaaaaccagtggagatatcgcaattttgagcacaaatttggcccagttGGGTTCTAGAATTactgatttagtctagaaatgttatgtttgaaaattaaatttgaaatgttttttgaaagtttgttctagcaaaaatttcacttaaaccctttgcgccacccctaaatatcaaccgaaatcgctcatttttgtacagctcacttatttcgaatagtagatcactttccacttgggaaatcatatttcggagagattttttaaaattagccccaccctaatggtgcatttggtgcgtgggtgaaactttttcgaccgcagtttcttctggaacccgtagtaggcctgacttccgctgatgatgcgcctccgtatttcacggctcacgttgttgtcagccgtcagtaaggatccgaggtagaggaattcctccaccacctcgaaagtattcccgtctatcgtaacattactacccagacggatccggtcgttttcggttccgcctaccagcatgtactttgtttttgagtttTGGTGGTGAataccagtccaacctttgctgcttcgcgtttcaggcgggtgtacagctctgccaccgttccaaatgttctggcaataatgtccatgtcgtccgcaaagcacacaaattgtccggattttgtgaaaatcgttccccggctgttgagcccggctcgtcgcatcacaccttccagagcgatgttgaagagtaggcatgagagtccatcaccttgtcgcagtccccggcgagattcaaatgaactggatagttcacccgaaacccttacgcagttttgcacaccgtccatcgttgctttaatcagtctagtcagcttcccaggaaagccgttttcgtccatgattctccatagctctgcgcggtcgatactgtcgtatgccgctttgaagtcgatgaacaggtgatgcgttgggacctggtattcacggcatttctggaggatttgccgtacggtaaagatctggtccgttgtcgaccggccgtcgatgaagccggcttgataacttcccacgaactcatttgttttaggtgacagacgacggaagatgaactgggatagcactttgtaggcagcattcaaaatagtgatcgccctgaagttctcacattccaaatggtcgcctttcttgtgaatggggcagattaccccttccttccactcctccggtagctgttcggtttcccagatcctgactatcagccgatgcagacaggtgaccaacttttctgggcccatcttgatgagttcagctgcgataccatccttaccagctgctttgttggttttgtgctggtgaatggcatccttaacttccctcagcgtgagagttggttcatttccgtcctccgctgcactggcgtcgtcgtttcctccgttgccgcgggctcccgtgcctacgttctccacgccgttcagatgctgatcaaagtgctgcttccacctttcgatcacctcacgtccatctgtcaagaggcctccgtctttatccctgcatatttcggctcgcggcacgaagccgttgcgggatgcgttgagcttctgatagaacttccgttgtTGAAGGAGGTAGGACGAGAATAAAAGGCGAAACCGTTTCGATAGCAACTATATTGCGAAATAGGCTTCAAACTGAAAAAAGGCATTGGTtaacaaaaaatccttaagaaaaacTTATAACGTCTTACAATTCGGTGTGCCTGGTATCTCTGTCACGTCCTACTAAACTGCGATTTCAACGTTTAACCGCTTTCAAATTTCTGCAGACGGATTTATAGGATTTGGCAGTCAAGACGGAATCTGTTCTGTGCGCCGCGGATATCGGTTTCCTAGCTGGAGGTACAAATGTAGACACTAGTTGAATTAACTGCACTTCTCGATTGTGGTTCTACGATCAGCTTAACTAACAAGAATCACTTCAGTACAAACCTTCCTATGAACTTAGAAACCTGCGGTCGAAAACACATCCGTATTTGGAAACGAAAGGTGATAAATTATTAGAAAATCACACTGAATATTTCTTCTACGAACGCTGCACTGCACTGTGTCTCGGAAAATGTGGAATGATCACCGGAAACGAATCGTTGACAGCTGGCTCACTGTTTGTGACGGCTGTCACTTGTTTTGCCGCGACGCTTCGCCTATTGGACGCGACGCTTCACTAACGCTGGATGACAGGGCTGCCAGCTGGACTACTTCTGCGGCAACAGTCTCCCCCGGGTGTAGTCCGGAGTTCTCCGGAACTTCACTCACTCCTTGTAGGTCCAGCAGTGTTAACCATGACATCGGAGAGACCTTTTCTCTTTGTATAGCGTCATTCTGCTGACGTTGATTGTCCGGATTGGAAATCTTGCGGTTGCGGTTGCTTCGTCCCGGATTCCTTCCGTCATGGCTCGTTGACTTTCTGTTTTCGCCTGACTGGCGCTGAAAAAGCTTCCAAGATCTTCCAAGGTTTGCTCGTCCAACCAATTTTCTAAACTGCAACTGAACTGCGGCAACGCTTTCTTCGTCATGGTTCAGTTCAAGCACCTTTGCCTGCTCCGCTATTAACGGTAAACACGTCAGAGGCCTTGAGTGTACTCCCATTTGCACCTCCACGACCAATCTCTGCCACCCCTCGCTGCGAAGCATTCCCTTGAAGTAGACATCTGTCCACCGTTTCCACATAGCATCTTTCGTCTGAGAATCGCCAGACGGTTTGCTTCTCAATTCAACTGTCTTTGCCGCTTGATCTTCTCCTGATGTTGAAGGCATTGCCACCGGTATTGTATAAACTGCTTCAATTTCGTTGAACTTCTTCGTTGGTCTGTAGATGGTTTCGTCGGCAACGCATTCACGGATATGGAAATTGTAAGATTCTTGTTTGTTGCTTTCTCCGGGACCGTAGACGCACCAACCTAATCTTGTTTTAACAGCTACCAGTGCTGTCGCAATGCCCTCACGAACTTCGAGCGGTAATGCCAGTCGCAAGTTATCCACTCCAATAAGGATCTTCGGGACTGCATTTCGGTAGCTGGTGATCGGAATGCCCTGAAGGTGCTTGTGTTTCTTAACTGCTTCTTCCATGACGAAGCTTTGACGGGGAAGACCGAGGCTACTGACTGTTCTAGCATTCAGCAACTTATACGATTTGCTTTGATCAATCCCAGCAATATCGACAGTAATTTGATGGCGAGTCCTCCTCAACGCGTGTCGTGTTTCCAGTCCAGCGTAGCCGTAGCGGTTGAGGAATTCCCTGTACGCCCAGCGAAGTTGCCAAATCGCTTTCTATCAAAGTCTGATCGGAACCTTCGTCAAGGAAAGCGAAAGTATCGATGGAACCATTTCTTCCGTGCAGAGTTACTGGAATAATTCGAAACAATGTCGATGAGGTCAACAGACGGTGAGTATGGTTTTCAGCCTCTTGAATCCCTGGGGCATACTGCTTAGGTTTCTCACGTATCGACTCTTCAGTGTAGGtattaggggtcgcagtaccgagcacttttggtgagtaccggtatttcggtactgggacttacagtaccggtagtaccggtaaaataccggtactggaattTTTTCACTAAAATGCAAAGTAATCTATTTTGCACATACAATCTACAATTTACCAGGCATTTTTAAATTTCAGTTTTTAGGAATGTTATAAAATCTAACCAGAACAtactgaattgaatgaaaaaaaaatatggatacataaaaatataaaaaaaaatatatatagggtaattgttcctatcgttgcggtagtacctattgttgcggtaatggcaattgagcattttttcgactgaaatgttaccaaaaggtatttttaatagatgtatggtgcttaaattatgagattgcaccatttgtttgcttaagatttgcccaaaaacctattttaaaaaaatattttcataaatgtgtttgctgctgtgttcctattgttgcggtagtgttcctaatgttgcggtatcccatatgatttcaatgggataccgcaacaataggaacaaaataccgcaacattaggaacacataccgcaacattaggaacacaatgatctttcaaaTAAagacgaataaaatgctcataacaacatcaaagtggcaatatttcgttattttcccgtagattaaggatggatttcattattttcaattcaatccatgtaaaaagtttgcttggggcgatacaattgtggtttaaacatgaacccagcgcttaactcctccatgatcggatcaattaccctatttgTGTGAAACTGTTTTTGGAACTATTGTTAAGCTTCTACGCAGTTTCATAGGCAGTATATTGATGAGTCTAAAATGAAACATGTACAAAAATCAGATAGATAGCTGCTAGACAACAGAAGAAGATTTAACTGATTTTTTTCCCTTCAATTTGAAGagtagggtattctgcttagagggttagaaaagtcggtacaagaaacaccgcaatctaacaagttttattcgAAGCTTACAAATCCATTTCCAAATTTAACGTTCATTAAACCtatcattgctatgatatccaggatttgcagaaaggttttatatatgaaatgtttgttttaaatGTAGTATTTGGTTTTAAAGATTTTGGTTTATTTCTATTGCATATTGACTATACTAAAGATAGGATTTCATCACATCAGgagagatttcacggtaccgaaagtaccggtaccaagggtcagtcagtaccggtatttcggtaccaaaaattggtcggtaataccggtattttcggtaccggtactaccggtactacatccctagtagCCGGCCCACATCATCCGTTGATCGGCGGGAAGTTTCGCTACGAGCTCCTGAAGCAGGGATGGGTTCGAAAGATGAGCGCGTtcattcacccaaggaaggtttatgaggcaaaaaacatggaaaaattgagagtttttgaaaatcgatcttccatacatattgtgaccggggacttgatcTTGGATAGAAatatgaaacgtcaaaaaacgcagtaggcaagacaaagtttgccgggtacagctagtaatttatataaaaatgcagtggcatacgtgggaccgcccgCTCATACCTCGcgaacggaacgtccgatttgGATCGTCTTggttttgttttgttagttttcaccaaaggaaggttcataaggcaaaaaacatggataaatcgcgatttttttgaaaatcgatttttcatacattttgagcgGGGGCTCAACGGGGACCTGAACTTGaggcgtcaaaaaacacagtaggcaagacaaagtttgccggggacagctagttataatTTATACTTGCCGCTTCGATAAGGTAACGAACGGCGTACTTTTGCACacgataccaaacaattgcattatggttcataatgcaactcatttcggttacattatgaatcataatgcaattattAAATTGACAACATAATGCAATTGTCAAATTTCCACagctagagcttgaaaaactgtgacggtaaataatagcacagcttgcttgatccaaaCTTTGTGTCTAGCACGATGTTCGTTCCCATCGAGGTTCCCATTCAACCACTGCGAAGCACGATGGTATTGAAGGGAATGATCCAAGGAACGATCACATTCTTGTGAAAATTTCTCTTTCATTGcaaaaaaattgtatgcaactcgttgcaaaactcgatttctacagcactcgtcgtatgtATAACTCGTgccgtaaaaatcatcattttgcaactcgttgcataaacaaCTATTATGTCTAAATTATTAGTTTTAGCTAAATCAAAATGTGACAGTGCTCTAGAgcactaatctgagaagcaggctttgctccAGTGCGAACGTTTCGCCAAGAAAAAGAACATTGatcgaaattttgaaaaaatactggCAAATAAATAAACACTGGCAAGTAAATATTGTGTGGCGCCAATTTGAATGCTTACTAAGGGCACCGGGGAACGAACCGCCCAACGATTTTAGTCACAGTTCACGCATTCCGTACCCATTCATTTATTGCATCAGAGAATCAAAATCAACACGTGGCCGCGTGCATCGCCTGCGCGCGCCCTTTTCGAAATGTAAGGAGCTGGTTCCACGGCTGCTACACTCCACTGTGCATGCATTACATCGTAGCAACCGTCACCCAGGGCTTCTTCAAGATGCTATCGAACTTGTTTATGAGGTGAAATCGATTTTAGGCGTTGTTCCATCAGTGCGAATTTCAAGTGCAATATTTAATTACCTAGCTGGTCATAACTGGACTCGCAAAAATGTCCCAACCGTACGTGATCCGCGTGATGGAGGAGATGGGCTGGGGCTCGGACGGCGGTTTCATCCCGATAGCCAACGAGGAGAACAAGAAACTGCTGGACTATGTGAACCGGTTGGGCGATCGGAAAACGGACGGATCGTCCAAGGTGCAGGTCAGCGATCAGCGGTTGAACAATCTGCAGGCCCATCTGAAGAACGCCCAGGTGGAGTTTGATCAAAACCTGAAGCTGCTGGCGGAGGACAAGGGTCAGATCGATACGGAGCACGGGCTGCTGAAGCTGTCGGAGAACGATGGCGGCAAGATGCGAAAGATGGCCAAGGAGGTGCAGTACGAGCGGGAGGAACTGGAGCGGCACGACCAGCGGGCGCAAAGTGAGTGATTCGGATTTCCTTTTCTGTCGTTGAAGTTGATGGTATAATAACTGTGTCTCATATGATGGATCAATTACAAAAGGGTGAAATACGTAAGGCTGAAAATGTTAAACCATCTTGACTGATCTTGACCAtcaaattgaggggcccagaatcaaaagggtgtaagtgaccattttgcggAGCATTTTAAAAAAACTCGACAGATTTCCCAGATTTAAAGCTTTTAggtacttttttaagattatttttacgatgattagaaaaataataataaatcgtagaaatttgggtcgattttgaaactccataaattttgtttgggatgaaaaattggtgaaaaactttatacctcatttactcgaaagtgggtttttgtcacttacacccctttgcttctaacctccTCAATTaatttcatgcattttttttttatttcaagccTTGTAAAATTCAGCTTTTTGTCATTTCATGCTATCATTCTCATAATGTTGTATTTGATAAATTAGCAAAAGTTGTTTAATCATTATTACACATCTTCACAGAGGATATGAAAAAGCTCACCTCCAACATGGAACGTTTCACGGAGCGCATCAAGTGGGCCAAAGCAGCACTAACCGAGTGGAAACAGGTGATGGGCAACGGCGAAGAAACGAACAAACTGATCGAAAAATACTGTAAGCTGGATGCGGGTCGAGCGGAAACCCTGGAAGCCAAACGGAAAATCCTCGAAGACAAGGTGTCCAAGCGGCGGACGACGCTGGTAACGCTGGCCGAAGAGTACCGCTCGTTGGAACAGGTACTGGAGAGAACATCTCAGCTGTACCGGCAGGCTCACTCCGAGCGTCGCCAGTTGGTACTGAAGTGGAAGGAGGCCGTCAAGCACATGAACCAACGCGAAGACGACATCAAGGAGGTCGAGGCAGAAATCGAGAAGGCGCGGGAGATCAGTGCAATGCTGAGCGACGACCTGCAAGCTCaggtggagttcttggaggaacagGAGCGCAACAACAAGGAAATAGAGCTGGGTATCGCCGAGTTGAACGTGGAGGTTTCGAAGTTGAGAAACCGCCTGAACGCGTTAACGGATAGTGTTCAGCTGAAAACGAACGAGTACCAGATAACACGCAAAGCGGTACAAAA contains:
- the LOC134292119 gene encoding uncharacterized protein LOC134292119, with the translated sequence MEEAVKKHKHLQGIPITSYRNAVPKILIGVDNLRLALPLEVREGIATALVAVKTRLGWCVYGPGESNKQESYNFHIRECVADETIYRPTKKFNEIEAVYTIPVAMPSTSGEDQAAKTVELRSKPSGDSQTKDAMWKRWTDVYFKGMLRSEGWQRLVVEVQMGVHSRPLTCLPLIAEQAKVLELNHDEESVAAVQLQFRKLVGRANLGRSWKLFQRQSGENRKSTSHDGRNPGRSNRNRKISNPDNQRQQNDAIQREKVSPMSWLTLLDLQGVSEVPENSGLHPGETVAAEVVQLAALSSSVSEASRPIGEASRQNK